TTCAGGTCAAGGCTTTATTGCGCTTGCTGCCATGATATTTGGTAAATGGAAGCCTCAGGGTGCTATGCTAGCTTCTTTATTATTTGGATTTGCAAATGGATTAGTTGTATTTTTAGGAAGTCCAGCTATTGGTATAAACATATCTGAACACCTATTGTCGATGATTCCATATCTTATAACTTTATTTGTTTTAATTTTCTTTGTAGGCCAAGCTAATGGACCAGCAGCTAACGGAGAAATTTATGAAAAGGGCGAAAGATAGTATTTATGTACAGTATCGAAAAGAAACCAGATGCACTATTGGTAGACTATAGACTGCCAGTTGAAATGAAAAATAAAATAGAATCATTTGGTATAGAAATAGTAGAAACTGTAGCTCACCCTAATTTATATGAAGCTGTTAAAGGACACCCTGATTTGATGGGGTGTCCTTTAAAGAATATTACTATTATAGAGCCATATCTTTATAATAAAAAATATAAAGATTTTGAAAGATTTTCTACACAGATTGGAGATAAATTAATAGAAAAAGATTATCCCAATCACATTAAATACAATGTTGCTACTTTTGGAAGGTATGCTTTAGGTTGTTTTAAATACGTGGACAAAGCGATAGTAACCGTTTTAGAAAGCTTAAACATCTCACTTATTAATACAAACCAAGGATATAGCAAATGTTCAACTCTGATACTAGATTCTAATAATTTAGTTACATCGGATATTTCAATATTTAAGGCAATAAATGAAATATATGGCATGAATATTGCTATGATTAATAGTGGAGATATAATATTAGAAGGCTTTGAGTATGGGTTTATTGGAGGAGCTAGTTCATTAATTGATAATAAAAAAGTTGCTTTCATGGGAAGCTTAGAACATTATAATAATGGAAAAGCTATTATAAACGTCTTAAATTCCTTAGAAATCGATGCAGTTTTTTTAGCGAATTCAAAACTGCAGGATTACGGAAGTATGGTTCCTCTTTATTTAAAATAAACCTAAATGAATTCTGAGGCTCTCTTTAATTTAAATTTAAAAAAATTTGAGGAGGTTTGACATGAATAAAATTGTATCACTTGATTTTGCTATGGATCATGTAAAAGACGGGATGACTCTTATGATTGGCGGATTTCTTGGTGTAGGTACACCAGAGATATTTATAGATGAGCTGATTAAAAGAGAGATAAAGGATTTAACTATTATTGCAAATGATACTTCATTCGTGGATAAAGGTCTAGGAAGGCTTATAGAAAGCAAACAGGTTAAAAAAGTAATTGCATCACATATAGGCACAAATCCAGAAACTGGAAGACAAATGAATGAAAAAGAAATGGAAGTTGAGCTAGTTCCTCAGGGTACTCTTGCTGAAAGAGTACGAAGTGGAGGAACAGGACTCGGTGGAGTTCTTACTCCTACAGGTCTTGGAACAATGGTAGAAGAAGGTAAGCAAAAAATAGAAGTTGATGGAGTTACTTATTTGTTAGAAACAGCACTTAGGGCAGATGTTGCTTTATTGCTTGGACATAAAGTTGATAAAAAAGGAAATACTCTTTACGACAAATCTGCAAGAAACTTTAATCCGCTTATGGCTATGGCAGCAGATACAGTTATTATGCTGGCAGAAAACCTTGTTGAGGTTGGAGATATTGATGCAGAACATATTATAACACCAGGAATACTTGTTGATTATATCGTTAAGGGGGAATAAGAGATGTCAAGAGAGATAATTGCAAAAAGAGTAGCTAAGGAATTACACGATGGAGATGTAGTTAACCTAGGTATTGGAATGCCTACATTAGTTGCAAATTATGTAAGTGATGATATAGATGTTGTTTTTCAATCAGAAAATGGATTTGTTGGTCTTGGACCTGCACCAGCACAGGGAGAAGAAATACCTAATCTAGTAAATGCGGGAGCTCAGCCAGTTAGTATTAAAAAAGGCGGAGTATTTTTCGATTCAGCGATGTCTTTTGGAATAATTAGAGGTGGTCATGTAGATGTAACTGTTCTTGGAGCACTTCAAGTTGATGAAAAAGGAAATCTTGCAAATTGGATGATCCCAGGGAAAATGGTTCCAGGTATGGGTGGAGCCATGGATTTAGTAGTAGGAGCAAAAAAAGTAATTGTTGCTATGG
This is a stretch of genomic DNA from Acetoanaerobium sticklandii. It encodes these proteins:
- a CDS encoding DUF6873 family GME fold protein translates to MYSIEKKPDALLVDYRLPVEMKNKIESFGIEIVETVAHPNLYEAVKGHPDLMGCPLKNITIIEPYLYNKKYKDFERFSTQIGDKLIEKDYPNHIKYNVATFGRYALGCFKYVDKAIVTVLESLNISLINTNQGYSKCSTLILDSNNLVTSDISIFKAINEIYGMNIAMINSGDIILEGFEYGFIGGASSLIDNKKVAFMGSLEHYNNGKAIINVLNSLEIDAVFLANSKLQDYGSMVPLYLK
- the atoD gene encoding acetate CoA-transferase subunit alpha, which produces MNKIVSLDFAMDHVKDGMTLMIGGFLGVGTPEIFIDELIKREIKDLTIIANDTSFVDKGLGRLIESKQVKKVIASHIGTNPETGRQMNEKEMEVELVPQGTLAERVRSGGTGLGGVLTPTGLGTMVEEGKQKIEVDGVTYLLETALRADVALLLGHKVDKKGNTLYDKSARNFNPLMAMAADTVIMLAENLVEVGDIDAEHIITPGILVDYIVKGE
- a CDS encoding 3-oxoacid CoA-transferase subunit B; protein product: MSREIIAKRVAKELHDGDVVNLGIGMPTLVANYVSDDIDVVFQSENGFVGLGPAPAQGEEIPNLVNAGAQPVSIKKGGVFFDSAMSFGIIRGGHVDVTVLGALQVDEKGNLANWMIPGKMVPGMGGAMDLVVGAKKVIVAMEHTAKGKHKILKNCNLPLTAKAQVNLIVTEMGVMEVTENGLLLKEIAKDITVEQIQEATEATLIIDKNLKVMEA